Proteins from a genomic interval of Diprion similis isolate iyDipSimi1 chromosome 10, iyDipSimi1.1, whole genome shotgun sequence:
- the LOC124411755 gene encoding mediator of RNA polymerase II transcription subunit 8 isoform X1 — MQREEKQLDAALEAIILRVSDLKSAIAGMLYKLEHEYETLSWPNFLDNFAIISGHLTSLSKILGHDKAPNMRNFTILPLLLSPEKDEDLLRMTEGRISTFAHDLVPDYLRTKPEPMAEQKMNHLELKASNLTFEASQDSNKQVAQYNKVVSHVWDIAYKTREEWEGEAGARAAQVQTSSSADTHTLVAAIGMGKGLKSDSGPMAQSRVSPGPPGIMAGRSGGQAQAAGQGQIGVGQMGKAPSAIKTNIKAASQIHPYGR, encoded by the exons ATGcaaagggaagaaaaacagTTGGACGCTGCTCTGGAGGCGATCATCCTGCGAGTCAGTGATCTAAAATCTGCTATCGCCGGAATGCTTTACAAACTGGAGCACGAATATGAGACACTGAGCTGGCCAAATTTTCTCGATAATTTCGCTATTATTTCGGGTCAC CTAACGAGTCTTTCAAAGATTCTTGGCCACGATAAAGCACCAAATATGAGAAATTTCACGATATTGCCACTCCTCTTGAGTCCAGAAAAAGATGAGGATCTGCTCCGAATGACGGAAGGTAGAATATCAACATTTGCCCACGATTTAGTGCCAGACTATTTGAGAACAAAACCGGAGCCAATGGCTGAACAGAAAATGAATCACCTAGAGCTCAAGGCTTCCAATCTCACTTTTGAAGCATCACag GATTCCAAT AAACAAGTAGCACAGTATAACAAAGTGGTTAGTCATGTATGGGACATCGCTTACAAGACCCGAGAGGAATGGGAGGGCGAAGCTGGTGCCAGAGCTGCCCAGGTACAAACTAGCAGTTCTGCAGATACTCACACATTAGTTGCTGCAATTGGCATGGGCAAAGGTCTCAAG TCCGATTCTGGACCGATGGCTCAGTCAAGAGTGAGTCCAGGACCACCGGGTATAATGGCTGGGAGATCTGGTGGCCAGGCACAAGCTGCTGGCCAAGGGCAAATAGGAG TGGGGCAAATGGGAAAAGCTCCAAGTGCAATCAAGACCAACATTAAAGCAGCTTCACAGATTCATCCTTATGGACGGTAG
- the LOC124411755 gene encoding mediator of RNA polymerase II transcription subunit 8 isoform X2: MQREEKQLDAALEAIILRVSDLKSAIAGMLYKLEHEYETLSWPNFLDNFAIISGHLTSLSKILGHDKAPNMRNFTILPLLLSPEKDEDLLRMTEGRISTFAHDLVPDYLRTKPEPMAEQKMNHLELKASNLTFEASQKQVAQYNKVVSHVWDIAYKTREEWEGEAGARAAQVQTSSSADTHTLVAAIGMGKGLKSDSGPMAQSRVSPGPPGIMAGRSGGQAQAAGQGQIGVGQMGKAPSAIKTNIKAASQIHPYGR; this comes from the exons ATGcaaagggaagaaaaacagTTGGACGCTGCTCTGGAGGCGATCATCCTGCGAGTCAGTGATCTAAAATCTGCTATCGCCGGAATGCTTTACAAACTGGAGCACGAATATGAGACACTGAGCTGGCCAAATTTTCTCGATAATTTCGCTATTATTTCGGGTCAC CTAACGAGTCTTTCAAAGATTCTTGGCCACGATAAAGCACCAAATATGAGAAATTTCACGATATTGCCACTCCTCTTGAGTCCAGAAAAAGATGAGGATCTGCTCCGAATGACGGAAGGTAGAATATCAACATTTGCCCACGATTTAGTGCCAGACTATTTGAGAACAAAACCGGAGCCAATGGCTGAACAGAAAATGAATCACCTAGAGCTCAAGGCTTCCAATCTCACTTTTGAAGCATCACag AAACAAGTAGCACAGTATAACAAAGTGGTTAGTCATGTATGGGACATCGCTTACAAGACCCGAGAGGAATGGGAGGGCGAAGCTGGTGCCAGAGCTGCCCAGGTACAAACTAGCAGTTCTGCAGATACTCACACATTAGTTGCTGCAATTGGCATGGGCAAAGGTCTCAAG TCCGATTCTGGACCGATGGCTCAGTCAAGAGTGAGTCCAGGACCACCGGGTATAATGGCTGGGAGATCTGGTGGCCAGGCACAAGCTGCTGGCCAAGGGCAAATAGGAG TGGGGCAAATGGGAAAAGCTCCAAGTGCAATCAAGACCAACATTAAAGCAGCTTCACAGATTCATCCTTATGGACGGTAG
- the LOC124411740 gene encoding nuclear pore membrane glycoprotein 210, whose amino-acid sequence MAKLYNLYDKYLLVILCAVITSLSICVNTQRLNVPRVLLPIFNDFPVNFTLEVTEGGCYKWSSSRSDLIRLVPLNENLDKTCSSAVLVQTVTKDSTRNTAIVLAEDVTTRQFLRCDVIVDAIFAFNLVTTTRELFIEEAPEVFEVRANDEQGNEFTTLAGVEFTWTIGNVDKHGSQIDSKPLNNVLRFMTFQESPYETPPTVAELDSVGQRGHMTLLEGIRTGSAKVSVKLSHPEYSHVPPIEVELIVIANLILIPSDVTMMAYDSFNYRIMQVHQGRLEEINLPSSQYYLEAENPDILKINNDHGSAYAVGRGKTKVLLHDRNVNEEYGIVLPSATVNINEPAYITLTVLPHRNWGLILGHTHEIVAEIYDNKDRKFHIGEGVEVNVQIDEKYLNVGSRTQNGTHVVATPIAMGTTIVEASLITIINRQGKRINLTPRLTTRAELSIHSQVIVVPKILAVPWDPRSKVRSETSLKVSGGDGAYIWASQHPNVASVSQNGLVGVLQKGSVKIIVSMARNPHNRDETRVHVLTPVRLEIIDYNMEAAVGESIHIHVAMYGEMKKEGTDEVYEIPFNDCRDIPLDVYIPDGNFVRNNSETVESIGIACTTLHVVGLDVGMSSVTVAYNDNGQYLMDNVNISAYKPLTALHPSTGDTLLAVGSSRRLVFKGGPLPWFDKNQGYTREIKISNLGVVRWKEEEYVFDGSSDVYVYEIMCEALGDVTLTLTISNIPVLSNCRQTEASASVLVTCGKPRNIYLVPEFKDSENCPKSQSMDHFMARSGEDFELTVIVKDEDGRTFDNATSLNVEWALNPAEYGSVEKVSGIMEETYRDMNVILHNRHYQRVLPKQHTGMLQIYARVTGYQKRALGKLGIVPERPPFPTLTERGSVETPVIKKSINVTLVNHTVITPNNLKVLLDPTEKYHMQVSQGSGFYDLNLSSKDIANVDYVAPTKTITIVPRNSGILHIALVDLCLPSKPAEAAVEVQQLGGIKVEVIDKVEIDKCILAALTLHDTNGRTMELPSIEAINIRAEIDNGRIEVMRLPNSDQGNPPYHEILYKVRGIKEGASQLSFGSGKDEEKVHSEPVTIQVFLPLKIIPKNVTILVGTLYQLSTTGGPSNAEIEFVSNDDNTLGVSKDGVLDGKLFGSGVISASAVGLTPNGKRVVYSKDIIEVQVVPLEGIKITSPTTRIKIGATVPVWAFGIPDQLTPLIIGSMKTPMRFLWSTSGHPGIIKLKNMYEGTGINIGYENEACVRAEGLQPGIATIHLNITTSCETYAKCDKDTTFVAFLKIEIFQELHLVGVEDGYGRPVILMAPNSAFKLQTNHDKYSLSYKILPHGSSGETEDSKALSLTNKNVTVDKNGIIKSGEAIGKTILSITSAEAYGLKQTLMVVVEVKPIHYMMLELKSVMRVRSGEELYSLPRGMTLDYTVGYYDNVGSKFNAGQTKLSVWTNRANLASFSMGSENTISVQFTRSGHMVTKVYNEKQPTGMFDYVNMVIGDIVFPSKMTLTVGDIICFSMPLLSNDGDPGYWQSSNPELLTIDSLSGVGRALSPGRIQVKHSLAALIRGEIHLDIQPISKIKFVLPMGTNMTGTEVLGVPLILESANDFNKEQNILARGKGGCRTHHNYALNTFPFTCTVQFTGTIPSVDIKDIFLSKPSFNMETGFYYCDVISMGSPSKATSTLDISLKIGAQSREIVATPVVVPYLPAIYVPVKEIIFAVTPTSSTPSATIQVHGIPTVLNQLITHLPDGLALVTGSQDAYGNVIQLKIRLTHNHDELQGSQIRVISEITKQDIHILVRVSKYDQAAPVTGINWLDYAYYHRYTFGTFAALVITFFYIYGSKMMSINISVKNKSIFAEKCPPPIKKTYTPSSPSGNKVTSTPSPGSANTSLRPFSAFEPVYGDPRGFYTPNARRNRSLLSP is encoded by the exons GCAATGAATTCACGACACTGGCCGGTGTCGAATTCACATGGACTATTGGGAATGTGGACAAACATGGATCCCAGATAGATAGTAAACCGCTCAACAATGTCCTAAGGTTTATGACCTTTCAGGAATCACCATATGAGACCCCCCCAACAGTCGCCGAATTAGACTCTGTTGGGCAAAGAGGGCACATGACTTTATTGGAGGGAATCAGAACTGGCTCTGCCAAG GTCTCAGTGAAGTTGTCACACCCTGAGTACAGTCATGTACCCCCCATTGAGGTGGAATTGATTGTTATTGCAAACTTGATTCTCATACCAAGCGATGTAACGATGATGGCCTATGACAGCTTTAATTACAGAATCATGCAG GTGCATCAAGGACGGCTGGAAGAGATCAACCTACCATCCAGCCAATACTATTTAGAGGCTGAAAATCCTGATATTCTGAAGATAAATAACGATCATGGCAGTGCCTATGCCGTTGGACGTGGGAAAACTAAGGTTTTACTGCATGACAGAAATGTTAATGAGGAGTATGGTATAGTTCTACCGTCTGCAACAGTCAATATAAACGAGCCTGCCTACATCACTCTGACAGTCTTACCGCATAGAAATTGGGGCCTTATTTTGGGCCATACACACGAGATTGTTGCAGAAATATATGATAA CAAGGATCGCAAGTTCCACATAGGGGAAGGTGTTGAGGTCAATGTACAGATTGATGAGAAATACCTGAATGTTGGTTCGCGCACTCAGAACGGTACCCATGTAGTCGCCACACCCATAGCTATGGGTACGACGATAGTAGAGGCCAGTTTAATCACTATTATAAACAGGCAGGGAAAGCGGATAAATTTAACGCCACGGCTCACAACAAGAGCCGAACTCTCGATACATTCACAGGTCATAGTTGTTCCTAAAATTTTGGCCGTACCCTGGGATCCACGGAGTAAAGTGAG GTCGGAAACTAGCTTAAAAGTAAGTGGAGGAGACGGTGCTTATATTTGGGCAAGTCAGCATCCTAATGTTGCCTCGGTATCTCAAAACGGCCTAGTCGGAGTTTTGCAAAAAGGCTCTGTGAAAATTATCGTGTCAATGGCACGAAATCCACATAACAGGGATGAAACAAGGGTACATGTATTGACGCCAGTACGGTTGGAAATAATTGATTACAACATGGAGGCCGCAGTTGGAGAATCTATCCATATTCATGTGGCGATGTATGgcgaaatgaagaaagaaggaaCAGATGAAGTGTACGAGATACCGTTTAACGATTGCCGCGATATACCCCTTGATGTTTACATTCCAGATGGTAACTTTGTGCGTAATAATAGCGAGACAGTTGAGTCAATTGGCATAGCTTGCACGACACTCCATGTTGTTGGCCTCGATGTTGGCATGTCTAGTGTCACAGTTGCGTACAACGATAATGGACAATATTTGATGGACAATGTAAACATATCAGCGTACAAGCCTCTCACTGCCCTTCATCCGTCAACCGGTGACACTCTACTCGCTGTAGGATCATCGCGGCGACTAGTATTCAAAGGTGGACCACTCCCATGGTTTGATAAGAATCAGGGTTACacaagagaaataaaaatttcaaatctaggTGTAGTAAGGTGGAAGGAAGAAGAGTATGTGTTTGATGGAAGTTCTGACGTTTATGTGTACGAAATAATGTGCGAAGCACTTGGCGATGTCACACTTACACTTACGATTTCAAATATCCCAGTATTGTCGAACTGTCGCCAAACTGAAGCATCCGCGTCAGTCCTAGTCACCTGTGGAAAACCAAGAAACATTTACCTGGTACCGGAATTCAAGGATAGTGAGAATTGTCCAAAAAGTCAAAGTATGGATCACTTCATGGCGCGTAGTGGAGAGGATTTTGAGCTGACAGTGATTGTAAAGGATGAGGATGGTAGAACTTTTGACAATGCAACGAGTTTGAATGTCGAATGGGCTTTGAACCCTGCTGAGTATGGCAGTGTGGAAAAAGTATCTGGTATCATGGAAGAGACATATCGGGATATGAATGTGATATTACATAACAGACACTATCAACGTGTTTTACCAAAACAGCATACTGGCATGTTACAGATATATGCCAGGGTAACGGGGTATCAGAAGCGTGCACTAGGGAAATTAGGAATTGTGCCAGAACGGCCACCATTTCCCACCCTAACTGAAAGAGGGTCGGTAGAAACTCCAGTGATCAAAAAGTCTATAAATGTGACTCTGGTAAACCATACGGTTATAACTCCAAACAATTTAAAGGTTCTCCTTGATCCAACTGAAAAATATCACATGCAGGTCAGTCAAGGATCAGGATTCTATGATCTTAATTTAAGCTCCAAGGATATTGCTAATGTGGATTATGTCGCACCTACCAAGACAATAACCATTGTCCCCCGGAATTCAGGTATACTACATATTGCTCTGGTTGATCTTTGTTTACCATCAAAGCCTGCTGAAGCTGCCGTTGAGGTGCAACAACTCGGAGGTATAAAAGTCGAGGTGATAGACAAAGTTGAAATAGACAAATGCATCCTTGCAGCTCTCACACTGCATGACACAAATGGTCGTACAATGGAGCTACCCTCGATTGAAGCTATTAATATAAGAGCAGAAATAGATAATGGGCGAATCGAAGTCATGCGTTTGCCAAACAGCGATCAAGGAAATCCTCCCTATCACGAAATTTTGTATAAGGTTCGTGGAATTAAAGAAGGCGCATCTCAATTATCTTTTGGCAGTGGTAAAGATGAGGAAAAAGTTCACAGTGAACCAGTCACTATTCAAGTTTTTCTACCGCTCAAAATTATACCAAAAAACGTGACAATCCTTGTAGGGACATTGTATCAACTGTCGACCACTGGTGGACCGTCCAATGCAGAGATTGAATTTGTTAGTAATGATGATAACACTCTAGGTGTTAGCAAAGATGGCGTGTTGGACGGTAAATTATTTGGTAGTGGAGTTATATCTGCAAGTGCAGTTGGGCTTACCCCGAATGGTAAACGTGTTGTGTATTCAAAGGATATCATAGAGGTTCAAGTTGTTCCTCTGGAAGGTATTAAAATCACGTCGCCGACAACCAGGATAAAAATTGGAGCTACCGTTCCTGTGTGGGCTTTTGGTATTCCAGACCAACTTACACCCCTTATAATAGGTTCGATGAAAACACCAATGAGATTCTTGTGGTCTACGAGTGGACATCCAGGaataataaaactgaaaaacaTGTATGAAGGTACTGGTATTAATATTGGATATGAAAATGAAGCATGTGTACGAGCTGAAGGTCTACAGCCTGGAATAGCTACAATTCACCTTAATATCACAACATCGTGCGAAACATATGCAAAATGTGACAAAGATACAACATTTGTGGCATTTTTGAAGATTGAAATATTCCAAGAGCTCCATTTGGTCGGTGTGGAGGACGGATATGGAAGGCCGGTTATACTGATGGCACCAAATTCAGCCTTTAAATTACAAACAAATCACGACAAGTACAGTTtaagttacaaaattttgcCACATGGAAGCTCTGGTGAAACGGAGGATTCAAAAGCTTTGAGTTTGACAAACAAGAATGTGACCGTTGACAAAAATGGCATAATAAAATCAGGCGAAGCGATCGGCAAAACTATACTATCGATCACAAGTGCCGAGGCTTATGGATTGAAGCAAACGTTGATGGTTGTTGTCGAG GTCAAACCGATCCATTACATGATGCTTGAGCTAAAGTCAGTCATGCGTGTGAGATCAGGCGAAGAACTCTATTCCCTACCCAGGGGTATGACGCTGGATTATACTGTAGGGTATTATGACAACGTGGGATCTAAGTTTAACGCTGGTCAAACGAAGTTGTCTGTGTGGACAAACCGTGCTAATTTAGCCTCATTTAGTATGGGATCGGAAAACACAATTTCTGTCCAATTTACAAGAAGTGGACATATGGTTACTAAAGTTTATAATGAGAAACAGCCCACTGGAATGTTCGACTATGTGAATATGGTGATTGGAGATATCGTTTTCCCTTCAAAG ATGACATTAACGGTTGGTGACATAATATGCTTCTCCATGCCACTACTGTCGAATGATGGGGACCCTGGTTATTGGCAATCCTCAAACCCAGAACTATTGACTATCGATTCCTTGAGTGGTGTAGGCAGAGCTCTGAGCCCAGGACGCATACAGGTCAAGCATAGTTTGGCTGCTCTTATTCGTGGCGAGATTCACCTCGACATTCAACCAATTTCTAAG ATAAAATTCGTTCTGCCGATGGGTACAAACATGACAGGAACGGAGGTGTTGGGGGTTCCtttgattttggaaagtgccaACGACTTTAACAAGGAGCAGAACATATTGGCGCGAGGGAAAGGTGGTTGTCGTACACATCACAACTATGCTCTGAATACGTTTCCCTTTACTTGTACTGTTCAATTTACTGGGACAATTCCATCTGTTGACATCAAGGACATATTCCTCAGTAAACCAAGCTTTAACATGGAAACAG GGTTTTACTACTGTGACGTAATTTCCATGGGTTCCCCCTCAAAGGCGACTAGTACGCTGGATATTTCGCTTAAAATTGGGGCACAAAGTCGCGAAATCGTGGCTACGCCAGTGGTTGTACCATATTTACCAGCCATTTATGTTCCtgtgaaagaaattatattcGCAGTGACACCAACGTCGTCCACTCCATCAGCTACTATTCAAGTACACGGAATCCCGACAGTACTAAACCAATTGATT aCCCATCTACCAGATGGTTTGGCCCTGGTAACCGGGTCACAGGACGCCTATGGTAATGTTATACAGTTAAAAATCCGTTTAACACATAATCACGATGAACTTCAGGGCAGCCAAATCCGGGTGATCAGTGAAATTACAAAGCAGGACATACAT ATACTTGTTCGAGTGTCAAAGTATGATCAGGCTGCCCCAGTCACTGGCATAAATTGGTTGGATTATGCTTACTATCATAGATATACATTTGGGACCTTTGCTGCTCTTGTAATCACCTTTTTCTACA tctatGGAAGTAAAATGATGAGCATCAacatttcggtgaaaaataaatccatTTTTG ctgaaaagtgtCCACCACCCATAAAGAAGACGTATACGCCATCTTCACCAAGTGGAAACAAAGTGACGAGCACTCCAAGTCCAGGGAGTGCAAACACATCGCTGAGACCTTTCTCAGCGTTTGAACCTGTATATGGAGATCCTCGGGGATTTTACACGCCTAACGCCAGGCGAAATCGATCCCTACTCAGCCCTtag